In Aedes albopictus strain Foshan chromosome 3, AalbF5, whole genome shotgun sequence, the genomic window TGTAAaaatcttaaagatttttttgccaaaatttttaatggaaattcTTGGTATATTTCGAGATGAACTTGCAAAAATGGTTCAGCACTGACAATATCGTATATCATTTGACCAATTTTGGAACTTTCCGCAATAACTCCATCCATTTCACATTAATggactctattttttttttgaatgatcaGATACTGTACGTAGCTCACCGTGTCCCAAAAATTATGCGAATTGTCTGAGTTATACTGGCAAGTGCCAAAAATGGGTCCTCCTATCCAAATAGCCTCAAATTCTTGCTTGTTTTCAGAATCCcatatatttttttggaaaaattatcaCTTAACTTTGCGATACGGGTACTTCACAATGTGATAAGATGCATTGGTTTTTCATCATTTTAATTTTTAGCAAAACCCGAAATGGCATACTgaaaaacggattgaaaaaacagatttcttaaaaaaaaaacagcgggCTGTAATACGGATTCAATGCTAGTAATGGACTTTCTAATGAACTAAAGCTTACTTCTGCGGTTTTAATCCCCTAAATTGAGTGTCTCAAAGTAAAGAATGATGACGAGTTTCATGTCCCTTCTTCACGTTAAGCACATTACACATAAGGGCTCAATAGATTATTCCTAAGGTTTTAAAACTTTTTGCTCTAGCAACGCCTTTTGCACCAACATTAGGCTGTCccaagaaaaaaaatgatgttcgaaaagtcatggTGCTCAGTTCTCAAATGGAGGGTTTTGgttgaacatttcgattttctaattaatgatttaaagattcctccagtacaatttttgaaaaatgacccttttttatgaaaattttccaaaaaatcatattttcataaTGTTTGTTCAACTTTTGTTGTTTTCTTCCGTAATATTTGTTCTCTCGTTGCACTAGGAATAGGGATCATACTTAAAAAGAGGGCCGCTCATAAATCATGTATACTCtttgaaagggggggggggggtcgttcATGTTCTTGCAAAAGTTAACGCTTCATACACGTTTTCGAATTTTTGTATGGCTAAAGGCCACGTTGGGGCAAGTTTGGGGGTCGGTCTGAGatgaccagggatgccagatgattttttgaagaagctgtctcacttttttttttaatctgcatcccatacaaaaaaatatcaaCCTCTCTATCACAAGAATTTGTATTTCATACAAAACATAATCTGTACTgatgctcaaaaataaaaaatctgtatttataGCATCCCTGGAGATGACTTATTTTTGGTTTACGTAATGGCCCTAGACCCATATACCTATGTTTTATCTTGCTATTAGTTTAAAGACTGTCTAGCGTTTTACATAAACTTCATAGTGGGAGAGGGGGATATCTTGCCAAAGTCTACTGTTCATACAGATTTTGAAAGCTGTTTATGGGCGAAAGTCTACGAGGAAGGCTTTTAGGTGGCCAAAACAGTGTCTACGTAGTTAATActttcatggttgaaaataaaaaaaatagtacatgtatttttcgacaatttttgatgaaaaattcacaaaaaatagaCCTTTTATTAGCACAAAAAAGGTATCACCGTCATTATAAACATAATATTTCTAAAACCAATACCAATACgaagaaatctataaaaaatacaaaaaaatttaaaaaaatcaaaagttgaaaaaatattacgaaaaaaaatatttttttgagaattttcataaaaaagggttattttttaaaaatcgtcctggtggaacctctaaatgattttttagaaaatcgaaatgttctacaaaattgcttcaaatatgcatatcgtTTATTCAAGGGTTGAACACCTTcactttttgaacatttttttttggacaGCCTATTTCCCatgtatttggactgaaaatcctatacaaacttcaactGATTGGCGTCATCTCAGTTTTTAATCTATAAGGCTGAAATTTTCAATTAGTCTGTTAGAGAAATGGAGCGTTAATGTCATATGCGGATAAAAATGAGGCTTTAGGAGAAAAAAGCGCTTTCACTTACGTCACATAACATTTTAAAAACTTTTGGCTCAAACTCGGGGTTTTGTCTTTTCATGTTATTtaatttttggtaaaaaaaaaactaacgaactgtttttttaaattatttttaaatgaCAGGCCGCACCCTAGTGTATCAACAACTGGTTCATTTTAAAGTGAAGTAAAAGTAGCTGTGCAACGCTAGCAGAAGATATGTGATGAATGTGTGGCCCAGTAAGGAGCTATAATTGATTCAACGGCACACTCTCCCGGGCGTGCACCATCATCAATCATCCAAAGTGAAGCACGATGGCCATAACGATGTCATCACGTGGTGGTGAGGTCACTGGGCTGCCAACGGCGATGACCGTGACCGGATCGTACGAGGCTTTTAGCGACGCTGTTAATATGACGTTCAGCTCCGTTGGGGACCCAACTGGGCGGAACAGTAGCGGCCAAGCTTTGGTCCAGGACAATACCAGCGACGTGGTGAACAACGAGATGGTTCAGGTGGTGTTCTGTCTGCTATATTCGAGCATATTTATCCTGGGGATTTTTGGAAACGTGTTGGTGTGCTACGTAGTGTTCCGGAATAAGGCCATGCAGTCAGTGACGAATCTGTTCATTACCAATCTGGCATTGTCGGATATTCTGCTGTGCGTACTGGCGGTACCTTTCACGCCTTCCTACACGTTCTTCGGCAGGTGGATTTTCGGCAAAGTTATCTGCCACACGGTGCCATTGGCGCAAGGATGCAGTGTCTACATATCCACCCTAACTCTGACCTCCATAGCGATAGATAGGTTCTTTGTTATAATCTATCCGTTTCATCCCCGAATGAAGCTATCGACCTGCATCACGATCATAGTCCTCATTTGGATATTCTCCATGTTGGTAACTCTTCCGTACGGTCTGTACATGAGTCATCACGACGACACCAACGGAACTCTAGCCAACGAAACCCTACCGGAGAATCGAACGTTCTACTGCGAGGAACTATGGCCAGAAGACATGCGAAAGGTCTTCTCGATCGCAACTTCGATCCTGCAGTTTGTCCTGCCATTCATCATCATGGCCATATGCTACATCTGTGTGTCAATTAAGCTAAATGATCGCGCCCGAACGAAACCGGGATCGAAAACTACTCGCCGAGAGGAAGCTGAACGAGATCGTAAGAAACGCACCAACAGAATGCTGATCGCCATGGTTGCAATCTTCGGAATCTCCTGGCTCCCACTAAACCTTGTCAACATGAGCAACGACTTCTACTCGGAGCTCAACGATTGGCCGTACTACAACCTACTCTTCTTCATCGCGCATCTGATCGCCATGAGTTCAACCTGCTATAACCCGTTCCTCTACGCCTGGCTCAACGACAACTTCCGGAAGGAGTTCAAGCAGGTCCTGCCCTGTTTCAATCCTTCGCGTGGGCGAAGTACCGTCAGCACGCGTCGCTCCGAACACCGGACCTGCAACGGCAACAACGACACCGTTCAGGAAACTCTCATCCCTTCTTCCCAAGTGATACCTCCGGTCTCCAACAGATCACCTAACACCACCACTACCACTACCACCACCGATTCCAACAAACCCTCCGTCGATTCAATCCTCCTGTCCGAAATTGTACCCCCAACCTTATCCCCAGACCCTCCTCTACTGCCATCGATCCAGAGCCAGGAGACGATCGTTCTCCCATCCGGGGTCCTAGAAACCCCCTTCGAAGTGCAACTGCCTCCACCACCGAAACCCACCAACGGTCACCGGTCGCCATCCTCCAAGAACGGCGTGGGGAATGGTGGCCTAGCACACGGTACCAATATGACACCGAAACCCTGCACAAACCCGAAGCTGCAGTCGCTGATTTTGATCAACGATGGGACTTGCGGCGACACCAAGGTGCCGGAGATATTGTAAAAAATCTGGAGTTGAGACTGAGCATTATAACAAGTAAATTTACCATCTACTAACAGTGATCGAACGTACCGATTCAAGACTCGAAAGCATGTGTGTGTGTATTTTAAAGGTAAgtcacaattttaattatttctatttttctgggagaaattgatgAACTGATTTAAATTAATTATAAAGCTTATATGGGTATTGAACACTTTTTATGACCAAGTTGCCCTTTATAATATTCAGTATGTATTTCTTCTAAACATTcaacaaaagatttttttttaacttttgtattttataaattgaaaatttcagcaaaattagaAGCAAAGTTCTTAAATGTAGGTATATGTTTTagaatctccaagaactccgTGGAGTATAGGTTATTGAATCTGCAAGCATAATCAGTCTGAAACAAGCATTAAAGATGTTCTGAAACCGTCTAATACGTTTTTGAAATGCTTTAAACGCATCTGAAATTCTCTTGAAGCTCCGGCATCTAACCCCTCCCCATATGCCTCTGAAACATCTTGGCTACGAAAATCCTTGAAACTGCTTCGGAACCCGTATAACGCACATgagaacccccgaaaacgcctatgtGACGCCCCTGAACTTTCCCTCCCGAAACTGGGATTTCGAGAACCTTTAAAGGGTACTACAAaacgtttcagaggagtttcaaatggatttcaaggacgtttcaatAGTATTATGGATGTTTCTGGGGTTTTTCAAGTGGTTGCGAGGGTTTTCTGGACGGATCTCAGGAGCTAAGAAGCGTTTGGGGGTCAATAGTAGTAACCCATAGGCTGGAACCCtcttggattcctctaaaatcacCTGAAACGCTACGGAGGCCTCCAGGTACCCCATGAGACCGCCTAATACGCTCTGGAGATCTCCTGgtgcccctgaaatcctctggtaCCCCTTTGAATGCCTTTGATAAACCCTGgaaccaaggatgttttcgatcacctggccatcatttgactcatttgtccataactcagttcagaagcataatattgaaatgagatgttcggcaaacttgtaaatgttttacctacaattatcaccaaggacaccatatcctaactctcatatatgcggcgtgacagcgctagtaccacctactcatactaaacgatagaaaaatccgatcgtttagtatgagtaggtagtactaacactttcacgccgtaaatataagagttagaatatggcgtctttggtgataattgtaggaaaaacaataatctacaagtttgtcgaacatcacattttgatattaggcttctgaactgagttatagacaaatgagtgaaatgattgccagatgatcgaaaacgtCCTTgcctgaaacgcctttgagatCCTCTGaattgcccctgaaaccccctgaagtacCATTGAGGCCATATTGAGCCCCCTGGtattccctgaaaccccctagtatcccctgaagcgcccctgaaacctcctggtacTTCCTGAAGCCACCTGATACGCCCTGAGAGTACTCGCTAGGAACTCTTTTGTTAATTTCTTTTCATTCGTGAATTTTacctaatgctaattcttcacgaCCCCGCTAGGTACCTTAACCAATGTGACACAAGGACGGTGTAGAAAACTTTTTGTATATTACACAGAACTTTGATAGTATGAGAGCGCTAGTTAGATAATTTTCTTAGCAACCCGCAGCATCTTGACAACGCTTGACGTCATACAGTCAGTTGTTGTGGTTATCAACTCTTCGCCTAAATGCCCCAGAAACTAGAAAAATTCCATCGAAGCCAAAAATGCCCTTGAAGCGGCCAAAAGCCCCCTGGAAACCTCCTGAGACCATCTGAAATGCCATTGAAGTGATCCTGAAACCCCTTAAGCCACATCTGAGTCCCCCTTAAGCGTCCATGAGGTTTCCAGGTACCTCCCTGAATCCTTTTGGAATCCCCTGAAACGACCCAAAGAACCGTTCAAGACCCTCTGGAGCCCCCCGGAAACCACCTTCGAACCTCTGAAGCGCCCATGAGATTTCCTGTAAAGCCTATGTGATACCTGGAAAATCCCAAAAGCACATTGAAGCGCCCCTGGTGCCTCCAGAATCCCTTTGAGACCGTCAAATACCCTCTAAAGCACATagaaacgctcctaaaacctccAGGTAGTACCCTGAAACCTCATTAaactcccctgaaatcccctgtcaTCCCCTCGAAGttctcctgaaatctcctgataCTCCACGGTATCAAAATCtcaattattatcgaacttccatgtacGAATCCTTCGGATTTTTCTTCACAAATGATTAATATTTTGGGCCCTACATTTAAAATCGAAAAACTGGAAAATATTTTATTAATGTCAATTATTTCATACATGTTGTTTGAGACCTACTCGGGttaaaaatagtattttttttataagaaatatAGCGAAAAACAggtataaatcaaaaatttcccAATGGAGTATTAATACTTTCCAATTACATATAAAATATAGTCAAAATGCTGACATTCTGTGAAGAATGtacatgaaagtgcgataataatcgacATTTTGacattcagccattccatagaaaaacgatatagtgcatctccgattgtcgtgaaacttggtgggcttgtagttcttcggaaataattagacccgtatttttttatttcgtcattagggtaacCAATTTTCAtaaagggtggtccaaaaaattaaatttttcaaaactaaaaagtttcaaaaaatcgtaacttttgaaccagttgaccgattttaaatttcttttttttttgtttgaaagctattgaattgtagttttcaggaaaaatacgttaaaggggctaaaatgtaaaaagtactataaaatatgcaaatatattagttttttcatgttttcatggtctcgggaccaaagaggtaccctggttttatatttttttcagaaaaatcaggaaatttggcataacatatcaaaaaatcagagatgtatgttttttagtttttgagatatgattttttgaaaataaaaggtcaaattttcccctcctatttttgcccactttttgttaaccttgttgtggtaaatttcacaggcaacgtaaacaaatgtttggttgcacacatacaagtataagtaatggctgaattatcaaAATAGTTTACATCGCATAAAACGAagtctaaaaagatgaaaaaataagcaaaactgctaccgctcaacagcacaattgtgctggttcgtcacgaaagggataaacaTCCTCTAGCCGCCTTTGTCATAGTCATGATTACATTTTCTAATGCAGAATAAACTAAATCCTCTTTTTATGCAGATTATATTTATTCATCTGCATCTATCTATGTATTTTTAATTTACGTGCAAGGCATAAatgcagaaccaatattgtgcatagaaAAGTGTAATATCGCCGATTACTATGGCAACGGCGGCTTGGGCCATGTATAGGGAAGAGCAAGAggaggttgcaggggcgtttcaggagataccAGAAGACCAGTGGCGTTTTCGGGGCTCTGGaaggcattgcagagagtttcagaggattttcgtttTTGAAGCATTCGAATCCGAGGGAATTGATGAggtttttggagacatttcaggaagtttcagagcattcagTTTCACAGGCGTTATGGATGCATTGCGGAGATGTTCTTCTTCTGTTTCTTTATGActatacgtccccactgggacttggcctgcctcgcttcaacttaatgttctcaactgtaacgggaatcgaacccactgtctccggattggcgatccatagctggAGACGTAACGAGAGCGTATTTGGGGATTTAGGAAGGTCTCAGGGGTCCGAGGAGGCTGCTGGGTGATTTTAGGATGCTTCAGATTATTTCCCAACaccccttcaaaaaaaaaaaaaactcgtagaGCACCCCTGAAATGCCTTTTGATTTAAGGGTGTTTCTGAAATCCTCCGTGATATGACCCTAACCTGAAATGTgacgaacgcccctgaaatcattataatcaatttgaaatgcccctggaacCCCTTGGACATCCTTTAAAAGGCTCACAAAACCTCTTGAAAGGCGCCTGAAAACACCTTGTAACGCATCTTAAAAGCTATCAAACGCTACCAAATTATCTACACGCAaccagattctaatacaatactGTATAAGTCATATGCAACAAATGATAGCAGTTGCAGGCAGCACTTCCCCTCATCATTAATCACCTTTGTAATCGAAGAACATGTAAAAGTGACGCGAACGTGTGGAAGTTACAGTCTATTGTCTTCGGTGCAGACAAATATTGATGGAGTTAAGGCGGGGTTGCGATCATCTGACGAGATGAAATTGGGTGAgatcattctgatttttttctttatAGAAGGAGTCGTGGTACTTTTGCCAATGCGGTTTCATGAAACTCCTTTAAAACCACTTAGAGTGTCGTAACATCTACAAATTTATCCTGCAGTTCTTATATTGACTTTATATTGAAGCAatgaaaatgttagaagaaagttacGTGAATAGCAATCTAAGCATGAAATGCTCATATTTGAATGTACAGAACTCACAGCGacgaaggcccggagggtcgagtcacatataccaatcaactcagctcgacgaattgaggtgatgtctgtgtgtgtgtatgtatgtgtgtgtgtgtgtgtatgtatgtgtgtgtgtatgtgtgtgtacaaaaaaactcacatcacttcttggcagtaaacctcaaccgattttaatgaccgatggttcattcgacgcggaatctggtcccattgtttcctattgaaaatggttcgaatcggtccagccgttccggagttatggccattttggtgttccggaccggtaccccaggaaggggccagatatgaaaatgctacaaacccatgcatgcgatacatcaaaccgcggctttttcgatcatctgatcaatggtaagcaagaaaatagtctcagaccatatctgaaccggtagtgtcccggaaccggctccgggtgtcctgccggaagtggtcaaatattaaaatgctacaaacccatgcatgcgacatatcaaatagcggctttttcattaacctgatgaacggttagtagaaaaatagtctcagaccatatctgaaccggtagtgtcccggaaccggttccgggtgccccaccggaagtggtcaaatataaaagtgaaccacactcatgcatgcgacacatcaaatagcggctttttcgataagctgatgaacggttagtaggaaaatagtctcagaccatatctgaaccggtagtgttccggcaccggttctaggcgttccactggaagtggtcaaaaatacaattgaaccaaacccatgcatgcgacacatcaaaccacggcattttcgatgacctgatggataatgagcaggaaaatcatctcggaccatatctgaaccggtagtgttccagaaccggttctgggcgtcccgctggaagtggccaaatatacatttgaaccaaacccatgcaagcaacacatcaaaccacggcattttagatgacctgatggacaatgagcaggaaaatcatctcagaccatatctgaaccggtagtgttccgtaaccggttctaggcgttccactggaagtggtcaaaaatacaattgaaccaaacccatgcatgcgacacatcaaaccacggcattttcgatgacctgatggacaatgagcaggaaaaccatctcagaccatatctgaaccggtagtgttccggaaccagttctagtcgtcccactggaagtggccaaatatacaattgaaccaaacccatgcatgcggcacatcaaaccacggcattttcgatgacctgatggataatgagcaggaaaatcatctcggaccatatctgaaccggtagtgttccagaaccggttctgggcgtcccgctggaagtggccaaatatacatttgaaccaaacccatgcaagcaacacatcaaaccacggcattttagatgacctgatggacaatgagcaggaaaatcatctcagaccatatctgaaccggtagtgttccgtaaccggttctaggcgttccactggaagtggtcaaaaatacaattgaaccaaacccatgcatgcgacacatccaaccacggcattttcgatgacctgatggacaatgagcaggaaaaccatctcagaccatatctgaaccggtagtgttccggaaccagttctagtcgtcccactggaagtggccaaatatacaattgaaccaaacccatgcatgcggcacatcaaaccacggcattttcgatgacctgatggataatgagcaggaaaatcatctcggaccatatctgaaccggtagtgttccagaaccggttctgggcgtcccgctggaagtggccaaatatacatttgaaccaaacccatgcaagcaacacatcaaaccacggcattttagatgacctgatggacaatgagcaggaaaatcatctcagaccatatctgaaccggtagtgttccgtaaccggttctaggcgttccactggaagtggtcaaaaatacaattgaaccaaacccatgcatgcgacacatcaaaccacggcattttcgatgacctgatggataatgagcaggaaaatcatctcggaccatatctgaaccggtagtgttccagaaccggttctgggcgtcccgctggaagtggccaaatatacatttgaaccaaacccatgcatgcgacacatcaaaccatggcattttcgataacctgatgagcggtaagcaggaaaatagtttcagatcatatctgaaccggtagtgttccggaacccgttccggggttcccgccgaagtggttaaatctgaaagagaaacaaacccgtacatgcgtcacatcaaattattatggaagaagacaggcataacaaaagccgaaccgtctcccgaagccgctatcgtggtgaagtgcattcgtttgacatttttgtttcgaacagtagtttgattgcttgtgttgcgaatgtcggaaacAAAGGAGGCTGAATAtcaacgaaaaggttcaaatgactgtgatctctaacaagattgatcacgacttatcgacaacctgatggaaaaataggttcagaccacattagattcccggtagtgttgcgggttcagctgtgacttcgaaagtggttaggagtaaaagtgaagcaaacccattcatgcgatatatcaaa contains:
- the LOC109424672 gene encoding prolactin-releasing peptide receptor, producing the protein MAITMSSRGGEVTGLPTAMTVTGSYEAFSDAVNMTFSSVGDPTGRNSSGQALVQDNTSDVVNNEMVQVVFCLLYSSIFILGIFGNVLVCYVVFRNKAMQSVTNLFITNLALSDILLCVLAVPFTPSYTFFGRWIFGKVICHTVPLAQGCSVYISTLTLTSIAIDRFFVIIYPFHPRMKLSTCITIIVLIWIFSMLVTLPYGLYMSHHDDTNGTLANETLPENRTFYCEELWPEDMRKVFSIATSILQFVLPFIIMAICYICVSIKLNDRARTKPGSKTTRREEAERDRKKRTNRMLIAMVAIFGISWLPLNLVNMSNDFYSELNDWPYYNLLFFIAHLIAMSSTCYNPFLYAWLNDNFRKEFKQVLPCFNPSRGRSTVSTRRSEHRTCNGNNDTVQETLIPSSQVIPPVSNRSPNTTTTTTTTDSNKPSVDSILLSEIVPPTLSPDPPLLPSIQSQETIVLPSGVLETPFEVQLPPPPKPTNGHRSPSSKNGVGNGGLAHGTNMTPKPCTNPKLQSLILINDGTCGDTKVPEIL